In Nocardia asteroides, a single genomic region encodes these proteins:
- a CDS encoding decaprenyl-phosphate phosphoribosyltransferase: MSEEPTGTDLAEGVTKGPPKTLAGGLIKTMRPRQWVKNVLVLAAPLAAGSATDIDVLIHVAIAFAVFCLAASGIYLVNDALDVEADRAHPTKRFRPIAAGVVPVNLAYALSVVLLIASIAISFLAAWQLAVVMAVYIGIQLAYCFGLKHQAVLDICIVSSGFLLRAVAGGAAANIPLSQWFLLIMAFGSLFMAAGKRYAELQIALGTGAKIRKSLEYYTPTYLRFIWTLAATAVVVFYGLWAFEQGDANDTNWFAISMIPFTIAILRYAVDVDGGEAGEPEEIALGDRVLQFLAIAWIGAVGVAVYLA, encoded by the coding sequence ATGAGCGAAGAGCCGACGGGCACCGATCTCGCGGAAGGCGTGACCAAGGGTCCGCCGAAGACGCTCGCCGGTGGCCTGATCAAGACCATGCGCCCGCGCCAGTGGGTGAAGAACGTCCTGGTCCTGGCGGCGCCGCTGGCGGCGGGGTCGGCGACCGACATCGACGTGCTCATCCACGTCGCCATCGCCTTCGCGGTGTTCTGCCTCGCGGCCTCCGGCATCTACCTGGTGAACGACGCGCTTGACGTCGAGGCCGACCGGGCGCACCCGACCAAGCGGTTCCGGCCGATCGCCGCGGGCGTCGTCCCGGTGAACCTGGCCTACGCGCTCTCGGTGGTGCTGCTGATCGCCTCGATCGCGATCTCCTTCCTGGCCGCGTGGCAGCTGGCCGTGGTGATGGCGGTCTACATCGGCATCCAGCTGGCCTACTGCTTCGGGCTCAAGCACCAGGCCGTGCTCGACATCTGCATCGTCTCCTCCGGCTTCCTGCTGCGCGCGGTGGCGGGCGGCGCGGCGGCGAACATCCCGCTCTCCCAGTGGTTCCTGCTGATCATGGCGTTCGGCTCGCTGTTCATGGCGGCGGGCAAGCGGTACGCGGAGCTACAGATCGCGCTCGGCACCGGCGCCAAGATCCGCAAGTCGCTGGAGTACTACACGCCGACCTACCTGCGGTTCATCTGGACCCTGGCGGCGACGGCCGTCGTGGTGTTCTACGGCCTCTGGGCCTTCGAGCAGGGTGACGCGAACGACACGAACTGGTTCGCGATCTCCATGATCCCGTTTACCATCGCAATCCTGCGTTACGCGGTCGACGTCGACGGTGGCGAGGCCGGTGAGCCCGAAGAGATCGCGCTGGGGGACCGCGTGTTGCAGTTCCTCGCCATCGCCTGGATCGGAGCGGTAGGTGTCGCTGTCTATCTCGCCTGA
- the zomB gene encoding flagellar motor control protein ZomB translates to MAEGAGSTEAERERAEDSARSAPRYTRLSRALFVGGIAVTVALFAIGGWQRRWIADDGLIVLRTVRNLLAGNGPVFNAGERVEANTSTAWTYLVWFFSWITGARLEYVALALALTLSLGAVVFAMLGTARLWGGPRAAFLLPAGVLVYIAVPPARDYVTSGLESGLVIFWLGLLWWAMIGWAKAERVRVPALLGLVFLAGLAPLIRPEMAVLGAAALGMIFLAPLPTGRPVLLRLLIVAVAGLLPLGYQIWRMGYYGLPYPNTAVAKDAGGAKWSQGFTYLWDLVGPYWLWLPLLLLLLAGLGALRLASESTARGEREQAQRPHLGTRFRCWLRSPSAVVTLVLGGALLLTVYALRVGGDFMHGRMLLPQLFLFLLPIAVLPVWVPRGAFRPFSLRDVRYLLVPALWLAVVGWALFAAGTTAITTGTKISSSGIVDERVYYVLNTGRDHPILAEDYLDYPRMRAMVDGIANTPEGGLLLNSPSFMFWYIAPPPQPIPEGGAGHTVFFLNLGMTSMNVPLDVKVVDPMGLAYPLAAHTDRLADGRIGHDKSLYPDWVVVDAGMVDKKPWMPWYLDEKWVSQARVALSCPDTYALMLAHRDPLTLDRFKHNLRNALNFAAYRIERVPRYEIERCGLVDPFPQPPR, encoded by the coding sequence GTGGCCGAGGGGGCCGGGAGTACCGAAGCGGAGCGCGAGCGGGCCGAGGACTCGGCCCGCTCCGCGCCGCGGTACACCCGGCTCTCGCGTGCCCTCTTCGTCGGCGGGATCGCGGTGACCGTCGCGCTCTTCGCGATCGGCGGCTGGCAGCGCCGCTGGATCGCCGACGACGGCCTGATCGTGCTGCGCACCGTCCGCAACCTGCTGGCGGGCAACGGCCCGGTCTTCAACGCGGGCGAGCGCGTCGAGGCCAACACCAGCACCGCGTGGACCTACCTGGTCTGGTTCTTCAGCTGGATCACCGGCGCGCGGCTGGAGTACGTGGCGCTCGCGCTCGCGCTGACGCTCTCGCTGGGCGCCGTCGTCTTCGCCATGCTCGGCACCGCCCGGCTCTGGGGCGGCCCGCGCGCCGCCTTCCTGCTGCCGGCGGGCGTGCTGGTCTACATCGCGGTGCCACCCGCCCGCGACTACGTGACCTCCGGCCTGGAGAGCGGGCTGGTGATCTTCTGGCTCGGGCTGCTCTGGTGGGCCATGATCGGCTGGGCCAAGGCCGAGCGGGTCCGGGTGCCCGCGCTGCTCGGGCTGGTGTTCCTGGCCGGGCTGGCCCCGCTGATCCGCCCCGAGATGGCGGTGCTCGGCGCCGCCGCGCTCGGCATGATCTTCCTCGCGCCGCTGCCGACCGGGCGCCCGGTGCTGCTCCGGCTGCTGATCGTCGCCGTGGCGGGGCTGCTCCCGCTCGGCTACCAGATCTGGCGGATGGGCTACTACGGCCTGCCCTACCCGAACACCGCGGTCGCCAAGGACGCGGGCGGCGCCAAGTGGAGCCAGGGCTTCACCTACCTCTGGGACCTGGTCGGGCCGTACTGGCTCTGGCTGCCGCTGCTCCTGCTGCTGCTCGCCGGGCTCGGCGCGCTGCGGCTGGCGAGCGAGTCCACCGCGCGCGGCGAGCGGGAGCAGGCGCAGCGGCCGCACCTCGGCACCCGGTTCCGGTGCTGGCTGCGCTCGCCGAGCGCGGTCGTCACGCTGGTGCTCGGCGGCGCGCTGCTGCTGACGGTCTACGCGCTGCGGGTCGGCGGCGACTTCATGCACGGCCGCATGCTGCTGCCGCAGCTCTTCCTCTTCCTGCTGCCGATCGCGGTGCTTCCGGTCTGGGTGCCGCGCGGCGCCTTCCGGCCGTTCTCCCTGCGCGACGTGCGCTACCTGCTGGTCCCGGCGCTCTGGCTGGCCGTCGTCGGCTGGGCGCTGTTCGCCGCGGGCACCACCGCCATCACCACCGGCACCAAGATCAGCTCGTCCGGCATCGTGGACGAGCGGGTGTACTACGTGCTCAACACCGGGCGCGACCACCCGATCCTGGCCGAGGACTACCTGGACTACCCGCGCATGCGGGCCATGGTCGACGGCATCGCCAACACCCCCGAAGGCGGGCTGCTGCTGAACTCGCCGTCCTTCATGTTCTGGTACATCGCCCCGCCCCCGCAGCCCATCCCCGAAGGCGGAGCCGGGCACACCGTCTTCTTCCTGAACCTCGGCATGACCAGCATGAACGTCCCGCTGGATGTCAAGGTGGTCGACCCGATGGGGCTGGCCTACCCGCTCGCCGCGCACACCGACCGGCTGGCCGACGGCCGCATCGGGCACGACAAGAGCCTCTACCCGGACTGGGTGGTCGTCGACGCGGGCATGGTGGACAAGAAGCCGTGGATGCCCTGGTACCTGGACGAGAAGTGGGTGAGCCAGGCCCGGGTCGCCCTGTCCTGCCCGGACACCTACGCGCTCATGCTGGCGCACCGCGACCCGCTCACCCTCGACCGGTTCAAGCACAACCTGCGCAACGCGCTGAATTTCGCGGCGTACCGGATCGAGCGGGTGCCGAGGTACGAGATCGAGCGCTGCGGCCTGGTCGACCCCTTCCCGCAGCCGCCGCGCTGA
- a CDS encoding alpha/beta hydrolase: MRGVNIRRRAGSRIRIALLALAVVLPVGTALGTAAPASAAYDPAGIDVWVDSPMGPIKSRIFRAADGNTDRVVYALDGMRAREDLSGWELHTEVPRQLAAANINVVLPIGGQSSFYADWAAPSSLAGLPPGSGSAGSATGSGGLQAIDPGPGKSYRYQWETFLTGALPEALRDRYGFATARNGVIGLSMGASAALALAAFHPERYSYAAAYSGMLNVNAPGMREAIRLAMVDAGGYNIESMAPAASALWQRLDPFSFAPLLRENGTRLWIAAADGRPVPADGADFDTLNAIALENLAAANTRAFQGRLDSVGVTNVTYDFANVGVHTWRNWESEVGRMLPDLAAGIG; this comes from the coding sequence ATGCGAGGCGTGAACATCCGAAGGCGAGCGGGTTCCCGGATCCGGATCGCACTGCTGGCGTTGGCGGTGGTGCTGCCGGTCGGCACCGCGCTCGGCACGGCGGCGCCTGCCTCGGCGGCATACGACCCGGCCGGGATCGACGTCTGGGTCGACTCCCCGATGGGCCCGATCAAGTCGCGGATCTTCCGCGCGGCCGACGGCAACACCGACCGGGTCGTCTACGCCCTCGACGGCATGCGCGCCAGGGAGGACCTGAGCGGCTGGGAGCTGCACACCGAGGTGCCGAGGCAGCTCGCCGCGGCGAACATCAACGTCGTGCTCCCGATCGGCGGGCAATCCAGCTTCTACGCCGACTGGGCCGCGCCGAGCTCGCTGGCCGGGCTGCCGCCGGGGAGCGGCTCGGCCGGGTCGGCCACCGGCTCCGGCGGGTTGCAGGCGATCGACCCGGGCCCGGGGAAGAGCTACCGCTACCAGTGGGAGACATTTCTCACCGGCGCGCTGCCCGAGGCGCTGCGCGACCGCTACGGCTTCGCCACCGCGCGCAACGGCGTCATCGGGCTCTCCATGGGCGCGAGCGCGGCACTGGCGCTGGCGGCGTTCCACCCGGAGCGCTACTCCTACGCCGCCGCCTACAGCGGCATGCTGAACGTCAATGCCCCCGGCATGCGCGAGGCCATCCGGCTCGCCATGGTCGACGCGGGCGGCTACAACATCGAATCCATGGCTCCGGCGGCCAGCGCGCTGTGGCAGCGGCTGGATCCCTTTTCGTTCGCTCCGCTGTTGCGGGAGAATGGCACCCGGCTCTGGATCGCGGCCGCCGACGGCCGTCCGGTCCCCGCCGACGGCGCCGATTTCGACACCCTGAACGCGATCGCGCTGGAGAACCTGGCGGCCGCGAACACCAGGGCGTTCCAGGGCAGGCTGGATTCGGTCGGGGTCACCAACGTCACCTACGACTTCGCGAACGTCGGGGTGCACACCTGGCGCAATTGGGAGTCCGAAGTGGGCCGGATGCTGCCCGACCTCGCCGCGGGCATCGGGTGA
- a CDS encoding alpha/beta hydrolase has product MRSARWKRGAGAGARGSRLGRWSVALAVALLAPMGIAVTDTAAPAQAAFNPAAFDFWVDSGMGPIKSRVLRAADGNTNRVAYLLDGMRAPENLNGWEIETPVAEMLAGANINVVMPVGGMSSFYADWNAPSTFVGIPAGTGSSSGSGALNAFAAGPGKSYRYQWETFLTNDLRNALRDRLGFRSTRNGVFGLSMGGSAALTLAAYHPDQFSFAGSYSGYLNISAPGMREAIRVAMLDAGGYNVDAMAPPWGPQWLRMDPFVFAPQLVRNGTRLYIAAGSGLPTAVDGPSFNTLNAMGLEALALANTRAFQVRMATLGGGNATYSFPTFGVHNWVNWTEEAKRMLPDLSANIG; this is encoded by the coding sequence ATGCGAAGTGCGCGATGGAAACGTGGGGCCGGTGCGGGAGCGCGCGGCTCCCGGCTCGGACGGTGGAGCGTGGCGCTGGCAGTGGCCCTGCTCGCACCCATGGGGATCGCGGTCACCGATACCGCCGCGCCTGCTCAGGCGGCGTTCAACCCGGCTGCCTTCGACTTCTGGGTCGACTCCGGGATGGGCCCGATCAAGTCGCGCGTGCTGCGCGCGGCCGACGGCAACACCAACCGCGTCGCCTACCTGCTCGACGGAATGCGCGCACCCGAGAATCTGAACGGCTGGGAAATCGAGACCCCCGTCGCGGAGATGCTGGCGGGCGCGAACATCAACGTCGTGATGCCGGTCGGCGGCATGTCCAGCTTCTACGCCGACTGGAATGCGCCGAGCACCTTCGTCGGCATTCCGGCCGGCACCGGTTCCAGCTCCGGCTCCGGCGCGCTGAACGCCTTCGCGGCCGGGCCGGGCAAGAGCTACCGCTACCAGTGGGAAACCTTCCTCACCAACGACCTGCGCAACGCGCTGCGCGATCGGCTCGGTTTCCGCTCGACCCGCAACGGCGTCTTCGGGCTCTCCATGGGCGGCAGCGCCGCGCTCACCCTCGCGGCCTACCACCCCGACCAGTTCAGCTTCGCCGGCTCGTACTCCGGCTACCTGAACATCTCGGCGCCAGGCATGCGCGAGGCCATCCGGGTCGCCATGCTGGACGCGGGCGGCTACAACGTCGACGCCATGGCGCCGCCGTGGGGCCCGCAGTGGCTGCGCATGGACCCCTTCGTCTTCGCGCCGCAGCTGGTCCGCAACGGCACCCGGCTCTACATCGCCGCCGGTAGCGGCCTGCCGACCGCGGTCGACGGCCCCAGCTTCAACACCCTGAACGCGATGGGGCTGGAGGCGCTCGCGCTCGCCAACACCAGGGCCTTCCAGGTACGGATGGCGACGCTCGGCGGCGGGAACGCGACCTACTCGTTCCCCACGTTCGGCGTGCACAACTGGGTGAACTGGACGGAGGAGGCGAAGCGAATGCTGCCCGACCTCTCCGCGAATATCGGCTGA
- a CDS encoding alpha/beta hydrolase, which yields MRFGRAAAPKKIKTGWRARILAVGAAALALPVAAGIAAPTAAVAAPAPALRAPAGGVEDLMVPSGMGPIKVQVQWAARGGNAALYLLDGLRARDDRNAWSFETNALEQFKNDNISLIMPVGGQSSFYTDWYAPSNTNGQKTTYKWESFLTKELPDFLAGYGVSKTNNAVAGLSMGGSAALALAAYHRDQFKYAASYSGYLNISAPGMREAIRVAMLDAGRFNVDSMAAPWSPAWLRMDPFVFAPQLKGLPMYISAASGLPGQFDRPNSAVGVFNTGNAMALEALSLVNTRAFQVRLSSLKIPAAFNFPAAGTHSWKYWEGELFNSRQGILDATGGW from the coding sequence ATGCGTTTCGGCAGGGCGGCCGCGCCGAAGAAGATCAAAACGGGATGGCGTGCGCGAATTCTGGCTGTTGGCGCTGCGGCGCTAGCACTGCCGGTCGCCGCCGGCATTGCGGCCCCGACCGCCGCCGTGGCGGCTCCCGCCCCGGCGCTTCGGGCGCCGGCGGGCGGGGTCGAGGACCTCATGGTCCCGTCCGGGATGGGCCCGATCAAGGTGCAGGTGCAGTGGGCGGCTCGCGGCGGTAACGCGGCGCTCTACCTGCTCGACGGCCTCCGGGCGCGGGACGACCGCAACGCCTGGTCGTTCGAGACCAATGCGCTGGAGCAGTTCAAGAACGACAACATCAGCCTGATCATGCCGGTCGGCGGGCAGTCGAGCTTCTACACCGACTGGTACGCGCCGAGCAACACCAACGGTCAGAAGACCACCTACAAGTGGGAATCCTTCCTGACCAAGGAGCTGCCGGACTTCCTGGCGGGTTACGGCGTCTCCAAGACCAACAACGCGGTCGCCGGGCTCTCCATGGGTGGCAGCGCCGCCCTCGCGCTGGCCGCCTACCACCGGGATCAGTTCAAGTACGCCGCGTCCTACTCCGGCTACCTGAACATCTCGGCGCCGGGCATGCGCGAGGCCATCCGCGTCGCCATGCTGGACGCGGGCCGCTTCAACGTCGACTCGATGGCGGCCCCGTGGAGCCCGGCTTGGCTGCGCATGGACCCCTTCGTCTTCGCGCCGCAGCTGAAGGGGCTGCCGATGTACATCTCGGCCGCCTCCGGCCTGCCGGGTCAGTTCGATCGCCCGAACTCGGCGGTCGGCGTCTTCAACACCGGTAACGCGATGGCGCTCGAGGCGCTCTCGCTGGTGAACACCCGCGCGTTCCAGGTCCGCCTGAGCTCGCTGAAGATCCCGGCCGCGTTCAACTTCCCGGCCGCGGGCACGCACTCGTGGAAGTACTGGGAGGGCGAGCTCTTCAACTCCCGCCAGGGCATCCTCGATGCCACCGGCGGTTGGTGA
- a CDS encoding alpha/beta hydrolase-fold protein encodes MAGKVGGARGRKWERARSLATGARPQGIRLLAAAAVAALTLLPAATPVSTAQPAAAAGAAAVSKVVWLDDRRVALWIDSPSMGAPTQVQLLLARDWNARPDATFPVLFMLDGLRATDSESGWTKDAGAESFYADKNVTVVLPVGGQSSFYADWVRPDNGHNYQWETFLTRELPPILEQQWRATNARAIAGLSMGGTAAMFLTGRNPGFAKFAASYSGFLTTTTLGMPQAIQFAMRDAGGFDSNAMWGPPNDPGWQEHDPYLLAEQLRGVSLYVSSGSGAVGPHDLVSTIPGISTNYAGTGLEILSRLTTQNFVDKLGRLNIPVQANYRASGTHSWPYWDFEMRQSWPQVAGAVGVEADKPGCAPGGAIQPVAAVNPWLGDCLTGEYPVPGGVAQDFRSGRVLFAADTGAHPVAGALAGGYMAAAAGPQPLGLPTGDEQLLIDGRGRFQSFQNGSLYWTRETGAQVVRGAILGAWSEQGFERGPAGYPAGPEVRLPSRDGVVQSFENGAFYYSAATGPHRVQGLILGKYAQLGFENSPVGLPVDGEQPAKDLGRYARFEGGNLYWSPLSGAWAVRNGPIMDAWRDAGYENGRLGYPISDEFPVPGGVQQNFQAGFVTLRDGRPEIHGI; translated from the coding sequence GTGGCAGGGAAAGTTGGGGGCGCCAGGGGACGAAAATGGGAGCGTGCGCGCTCTCTGGCAACTGGCGCGCGACCGCAGGGTATCCGCCTGCTGGCAGCTGCCGCCGTCGCGGCGCTGACGCTGCTCCCCGCCGCCACCCCGGTGAGCACGGCCCAGCCCGCCGCCGCGGCGGGCGCGGCCGCGGTGAGCAAGGTGGTCTGGCTGGACGACCGGCGGGTCGCGCTGTGGATCGACTCGCCGTCCATGGGCGCGCCGACCCAGGTGCAGCTGCTGCTGGCCAGGGACTGGAACGCCCGCCCGGACGCCACCTTCCCCGTCCTCTTCATGCTGGACGGGCTGCGCGCCACCGACAGCGAGTCCGGCTGGACCAAGGACGCGGGCGCGGAGAGCTTCTACGCCGACAAGAACGTCACCGTCGTGCTGCCGGTCGGCGGCCAGTCCAGCTTCTACGCCGACTGGGTGCGCCCGGACAACGGGCACAACTACCAGTGGGAGACCTTCCTGACCAGGGAGCTGCCGCCGATCCTGGAGCAGCAGTGGCGAGCGACGAACGCGCGCGCCATCGCCGGGCTCTCCATGGGCGGCACCGCGGCCATGTTCCTCACCGGCCGCAACCCCGGCTTCGCGAAGTTCGCCGCCTCCTACTCCGGCTTCCTGACCACCACCACGCTCGGCATGCCGCAGGCGATCCAGTTCGCCATGCGGGACGCGGGCGGCTTCGATTCCAACGCCATGTGGGGGCCGCCGAACGACCCCGGATGGCAGGAGCACGACCCGTACCTGCTCGCCGAGCAGCTGCGCGGGGTCAGCCTCTACGTCTCCAGTGGCAGCGGCGCCGTCGGCCCGCACGACCTGGTCTCCACCATCCCCGGCATCAGCACCAACTACGCGGGCACCGGGCTGGAGATCCTCTCCCGGCTCACCACACAGAACTTCGTCGACAAGCTCGGCAGGCTGAACATCCCGGTGCAGGCCAACTACCGGGCCTCCGGCACGCACTCCTGGCCGTACTGGGACTTCGAGATGCGGCAGTCCTGGCCGCAGGTGGCGGGCGCGGTCGGGGTCGAGGCCGACAAGCCCGGCTGCGCGCCCGGCGGCGCGATCCAGCCGGTGGCCGCGGTCAACCCCTGGCTCGGCGACTGCCTGACCGGCGAGTACCCGGTGCCGGGCGGGGTCGCGCAGGACTTCCGCTCCGGCCGGGTCCTCTTCGCCGCCGACACCGGGGCGCACCCGGTGGCCGGCGCGCTGGCGGGCGGGTACATGGCGGCCGCGGCCGGGCCGCAGCCGCTCGGGCTGCCCACCGGCGACGAGCAGCTGCTCATCGACGGCCGCGGCCGGTTCCAGAGCTTCCAGAACGGTTCGCTGTACTGGACGCGGGAGACCGGCGCCCAGGTGGTGCGCGGCGCCATCCTCGGCGCCTGGAGCGAGCAGGGCTTCGAGCGCGGCCCCGCGGGCTACCCGGCCGGGCCGGAGGTGCGGCTGCCGAGCCGGGACGGAGTGGTGCAGAGCTTCGAGAACGGGGCCTTCTACTACAGCGCGGCGACCGGCCCGCACCGGGTGCAGGGGCTGATCCTCGGCAAGTACGCGCAGCTCGGCTTCGAGAACAGCCCGGTCGGGCTGCCCGTCGACGGGGAGCAGCCCGCGAAGGATCTCGGCAGGTACGCCCGGTTCGAGGGCGGCAACCTGTACTGGAGCCCGCTCTCCGGCGCCTGGGCCGTACGCAACGGCCCGATCATGGACGCCTGGCGGGACGCGGGGTACGAGAACGGCAGGCTCGGCTACCCGATCAGCGACGAGTTCCCGGTGCCCGGCGGGGTCCAGCAGAACTTCCAGGCCGGCTTCGTCACGCTGCGCGATGGGAGGCCCGAGATCCACGGCATCTGA
- a CDS encoding DUF732 domain-containing protein has translation MHRTRGKVMGVAVALAATGLLAACGDNDSTASSTPSLTGTTTSAATKAPTSAAPAPDQGATPSAEVSAPPAAESPERPEPVPTDAVPPANTATLGDKDKKFLDSLAAKGITPSTPDIALSIGAYVCQGSAAGASDQDLMTFVSAMAGSDPSFDPAKMPVEQAGKIYLDTAKQTYCS, from the coding sequence ATGCATCGGACCCGTGGAAAGGTGATGGGCGTCGCCGTGGCGCTCGCCGCCACCGGCTTGCTCGCGGCCTGCGGTGACAACGACTCGACGGCGTCGAGCACCCCGTCCCTGACCGGCACCACCACGTCGGCGGCCACCAAGGCGCCCACCTCCGCCGCCCCGGCACCGGACCAGGGCGCGACGCCCTCGGCCGAGGTCTCGGCCCCGCCCGCCGCGGAATCCCCGGAGCGCCCCGAGCCGGTGCCGACCGATGCCGTCCCGCCCGCGAACACCGCGACGCTCGGCGACAAGGACAAGAAGTTCCTCGACTCGCTGGCCGCCAAGGGCATCACCCCGTCCACCCCGGACATCGCGCTCAGCATCGGCGCCTACGTCTGCCAGGGCAGCGCGGCAGGCGCCTCGGATCAGGATTTGATGACCTTCGTCTCCGCGATGGCAGGCTCCGACCCGTCCTTCGATCCGGCCAAGATGCCGGTCGAGCAGGCCGGGAAGATCTACCTCGACACCGCCAAGCAGACCTACTGCTCGTGA
- a CDS encoding cutinase family protein, translated as MSARRGSSPRRSRPAGCLVFLLVVALIVIAALLLWYLLAGRLKVPGPGPTPPEPPASQPADCPDVQFLSIPGTWESNSNDDPHNPTANPVSLMINVSGPIAERFPAERVDVYTVPYVAQFSNPIALPPDGQQSYNNSRSEGTTRAIDLLTSVHERCPLTSYVIAGFSQGAVIAGDIAAQIGAGDGPVPAKLVLGVTLIADGRRAPDTEGAAITIGAEPPGVGAEVALKGLNVPGITMTGPREGGFGELAGRVYTMCSPGDLICDAPRDALSPVNIMGSVLTLTRAVGNPVHSLYNGYVVDGSGTTATGWTVNWAAGLIDGAPRPPHS; from the coding sequence GTGAGCGCACGCCGCGGTTCGTCGCCCCGCCGGTCCAGGCCGGCGGGGTGCCTGGTGTTCCTGCTCGTCGTCGCGCTGATCGTCATCGCGGCGCTGCTGCTCTGGTACCTGCTCGCCGGCCGGCTGAAGGTGCCCGGCCCCGGGCCGACCCCGCCGGAGCCGCCCGCTTCGCAGCCCGCGGACTGCCCGGATGTGCAGTTCCTCTCGATCCCGGGCACCTGGGAGTCGAACAGCAACGACGACCCGCACAACCCGACGGCGAACCCGGTGTCGCTCATGATCAACGTCTCCGGCCCGATCGCGGAGCGGTTCCCGGCCGAGCGGGTCGACGTCTACACCGTCCCGTACGTCGCGCAGTTCTCGAACCCCATCGCGCTCCCGCCGGACGGCCAGCAGTCCTACAACAACAGCCGCTCCGAGGGCACGACGCGCGCGATCGACCTGCTCACCTCGGTGCACGAGCGCTGCCCGCTCACCTCCTACGTGATCGCCGGGTTCTCCCAGGGCGCGGTGATCGCGGGCGACATCGCCGCGCAGATCGGCGCGGGCGACGGCCCGGTCCCGGCGAAGCTGGTGCTCGGCGTGACGCTGATCGCGGACGGCAGGCGGGCCCCCGACACCGAGGGCGCGGCCATCACGATCGGCGCCGAGCCGCCCGGCGTCGGCGCCGAGGTGGCGTTGAAGGGGCTGAACGTGCCCGGAATCACCATGACCGGCCCGCGGGAAGGCGGATTCGGTGAACTGGCGGGCCGCGTCTACACCATGTGCTCGCCCGGCGACCTCATCTGCGACGCCCCGCGCGACGCGCTGAGCCCGGTGAACATCATGGGCAGCGTGCTCACGCTGACCAGGGCCGTCGGCAATCCGGTACACAGCCTCTACAACGGGTACGTCGTCGACGGTTCCGGGACCACCGCCACCGGGTGGACCGTGAACTGGGCGGCGGGGCTCATCGACGGAGCTCCGCGACCACCCCATTCGTGA
- a CDS encoding LLM class F420-dependent oxidoreductase yields the protein MTQAGAPATAEPRAAEAELTALGTPLRKFRFAAAGEGNKQEGGARKFVQTAQQAEEYGYDTFVVPDHLGDQIGPIAALGALSQATERIRLGTSVLANGFRHPVVLAKDLATIDVLSKGRLEVGLGAGWKQDEFLAAGLEYDSPGVRLAKLDEALTILDVLLRGRECTFEGKYYQVKGIKGTPRPRQGPRPPICTGGGGPKMLRLAAKHADIVSVVPVTTKNGKGLLSGITLEKTIEKVELIREAAGDRFGDIELNWAITAIVITDDREKTAEMALSAIERGLHPDLEVDTKLSVADILNSPYVAIGTFEEIAEQIRRVRKLTALSYVGIFPTQMDAFAPVIPLLREE from the coding sequence ATGACACAAGCCGGAGCACCGGCCACCGCCGAGCCCCGTGCCGCGGAAGCCGAGCTGACCGCGCTGGGCACGCCGCTGCGGAAATTCCGGTTCGCGGCCGCGGGCGAGGGCAACAAGCAGGAGGGCGGCGCGCGCAAGTTCGTGCAGACCGCGCAGCAGGCCGAGGAGTACGGCTACGACACCTTCGTCGTGCCGGACCACCTCGGTGACCAGATCGGCCCGATCGCCGCGCTCGGCGCGCTGAGCCAGGCCACCGAGCGCATCCGGCTCGGCACCTCGGTGCTGGCCAACGGTTTCCGCCACCCGGTCGTGCTGGCCAAGGACCTGGCCACCATCGACGTGCTCTCCAAGGGCAGGCTCGAGGTCGGGCTCGGGGCCGGCTGGAAGCAGGACGAATTCCTGGCCGCGGGGCTGGAGTACGACTCTCCCGGCGTGCGGCTGGCGAAGCTCGACGAGGCGCTCACCATCCTCGACGTGCTGCTGCGCGGAAGGGAGTGCACCTTCGAGGGCAAGTATTACCAGGTCAAGGGCATCAAGGGCACGCCGCGACCGCGGCAGGGTCCGCGCCCGCCGATCTGCACCGGCGGCGGTGGACCGAAGATGCTCCGCCTGGCCGCCAAGCACGCCGACATCGTCTCGGTCGTTCCGGTCACCACCAAGAACGGCAAGGGTCTGCTCTCCGGGATCACCCTGGAGAAGACCATCGAGAAGGTCGAGCTCATCCGGGAGGCGGCCGGTGACCGGTTCGGCGACATCGAGCTGAACTGGGCCATCACCGCCATCGTCATCACCGACGATCGGGAGAAGACCGCCGAGATGGCGCTGTCCGCCATCGAGCGGGGGCTGCACCCCGACCTCGAGGTGGACACCAAGCTCTCGGTGGCGGACATCCTGAACTCCCCGTACGTCGCCATCGGCACGTTCGAGGAGATCGCGGAGCAGATTCGCCGGGTCAGGAAGCTCACCGCCCTGTCCTACGTCGGCATCTTCCCCACCCAGATGGATGCCTTCGCACCGGTGATTCCGCTGCTGCGGGAAGAGTGA